Genomic window (Prosthecochloris aestuarii DSM 271):
GCGGGAAGAGTTCAATCCGTCGCCCTCAGGCTGATCTGCGAACGCGAAGATGAAATCGGAAAGTTCGAAACCAGAGAATACTGGACACTGTTTGCCGATTTCACGACCGTATCAGGGGAAACATTCTCTGCCAAACTGGTCAAAATCAACGGCAAAGATGTCGATATCACCAACGAGAACGATGCGACCGCCGTTGCCGACACCATTCTCTCGCGCATCTACGGCGTGACGGATATCTCCTCAAGAATCCAGCAGCGTAAACCGCCCGTTGCATTTACCACCTCACTGCTGCAGCAGGCGGCATCGAACCAGCTCGGATTCGGTTCAAAGAAAACCATGCGTGCGGCACAGCAGCTTTATGAAGGTATCGAACTCGGCCCCGAAGGCGCTACCGGTCTGATCACCTACATGAGAACCGATTCGACAAGGGTCAGCGCTGAAGCTGTCGGTCAGGCACAAAGTTATATCGAACAGCAGTTCGGCCCGCAATACGCCGGGCAGGGCAGAGCGGGAAAAAACGACAAAAAAACCCAGGATGCACACGAAGCTATCCGCCCGACATCGATATTCCGCACTCCGGCGGCAATGAAACCGTTTCTGACGGCAGACCAGTTCAAACTCTACGAACTGATCTGGAAACGCTTTCTCGCATCCAGAATGGCTCCTGCAAAAATCGAACTGACCAAGGTAGAGGTCTCTGATCATGAAGGAGAATTTCTCTTTCGCGCCAATGGCAGCAAGGTGCTCTTTCCCGGCTTTCTCCAGGTCTACAGCGATCAGAAGGAGCTCGATTACGAAGCAAAAACATCGACCAAGGATGACGAGGAAAAAGAGCAAACCGTTCAGCTTCCAAAAAAACTTGATCTGAACGAAAAACTCGACTTGCAAACACTTGATAAAAAACAGAGCTTCACCCGACCGCCCGCCCGCTACACCGAAGCAAGCCTTGTCAAAGAGCTCGACAACCACGGCATTGGACGACCCTCGACCTATGCGGCAATTTTCTCGACCCTTCAGGACCGGCGATATGTTGAATTGCTGAAACGAAAAATCATTCCTACCGAACTCGGTCGGGATGTATCATTGATCCTGGTTGCCAATTTCCCTGATCTGTTTAACGTGACCTTTACTGCGCAGATGGAGGATGAACTCGATAAAGTCGCTGCCGGCCAGGACGACTATGAAAAAGTGCTCGACAGCTTCTATAAACCGCTCGAAGCCTCTCTCTCAGACCGTAAAAAAGATCCGGTTCTTCCGCAGAACGACAAAGCGGAACGGTGCGACAAGTGCGGAACAGGAAAAATGGTGGTCAAATGGACCAGTAGCGGCAAGTTTCTCGGATGTTCTGAATATCCGAAATGCAAAAACATAAAACCGCTCAGCAATTCGAAACCAAAACCAAAAGGCACCGGCATCGCCTGTCCCGGATGCGAAGACGGACACATGGTGCTGCGCGACGGGCGCTTCGGCCCGTTTCTTGCGTGCTCCAACTACCCTAAATGCAACACGCTGTTGAACCTCGACAAGCAGCGACGCATCCAGCCGCCGAAAACACCTCCACTCGAAACCGATCTTTCCTGTCCGAAATGCGGTGCCCCCCTCTATTTACGAACAGGAAAACGCGGACTGTGGCTGGGGTGTTCGAAATTCCCTAAATGCAGGGGTCGTCAGGCCTGGGGACAGCTTGAGCCCGCCCTGCAGCAACACTGGCAAAGTGTCATGGATCAGCATCTTGCCGCTCATCCACAGGTGACGCTTCTGATGACCGACGGTTCACCTGTGAACATGCAGCTCACGGTCGACGAGATCATGGTATTTGCCGAAGAAAAAGGTCTCATCCCCTTGATGGAGGAGCAGAAAACCGGGGTCAGTTCATAAGAAAGCGCGCTGCATTATAGGTAATAAATGAGGCGACCCATGCCACCGTCATCGCATAGACGGAGTAGAACAAAACCGGTTTCCAGCGTCCGATCTCTTTCTGCATGACACCGATAGCAGCCACACACGGGATGTAGAGCAGCACGAACACCATCAGGCTCAACGCAATCGCCTGATCAAAAGAAGAATCGTTCCTGAGTATGGTTTTCAGCTCTGTGGAATCCTCGTCGACCTCTCCCAGAGAATAGATCGTGCCCATGGTCGAGACAACGATCTCCTTGGCAGCAAGACCCGTCACCAGCGCAACACCGATCCGCCAATCAAAACCAAGCGGCCGTATCACTGGCTCGATAAACCTGCCCGCACGACCGGCGATAGAGTATTCAAGCTGGGCCGCACTGACACGGTTTTGCGCTGCAGTCACAGCCACGGCGATCTCTTCACCATCGAGAGAGCTCTGCTCAATCCTTTCGATCTCAGCAACGAGCCCCTTGTCAAGTTCGGCACTACGGGGGTAGTTGCTCACCGCCCAGATAACCAGGACAGCAAAAAGAATGACCGTTCCGGCTTTTTTCACATACATCATCGCCTTGATCCGGGCCTGAAAAAAAACCGATGAAAGGGTCGGCCAGCGATAGGGCGGCAACTCCATCACAAAAGGCTCAGACTCCTTCTCAAGAACGACTGAACGCAGAAGCAGTGCCGTCAGAAGCCCGATAACCACACCAAGCATATAGATCCCGAACATCACATTAGCCGCTGCTGCAGGAGGAAAAAACGCCCCGGCAAGGAGAACATACACCGGCAGCTTAGCCCCGCAGCTCATAAAGGGAATGATGAGAATAGTCGCCAGACGGTCGGAGGGACTTTTCAGGGTGCGTGTCGCCATGATGGCGGGAATGGAACACCCGAAACCGGTAATCATCGGAATGAATGACTTGCCGTGAAGCCCGAAACGATGCATCACCTTGTCGACAACGAACGCCGCTCTGGCCATATAGCCTGATGCCTCAAGAAATGAGAGCCCGATAAAAAGAAGAATAATGTTGGGCAGAAAAATCAGTACGCCGCCGACCCCGGCAATAATACCGTCAACAACAATCGAGCGAACGGTCTCGTTCTGCAAGAAAGGTTCGATGGCCGAAGCAAACGCCCCGAAAAGCATGTCCAGCCCCTCCATGAGAGGCGTCCCGAGCGTAAAGGTCATATGAAAGATCAGCCAGACCACAAAGAAAAAAATCGGCAGACCGAGTACCCGGTTCAGCACAATCCGGTCGATATAGTCAGTCAGAGACACCTTACGCACCTCCGGCAGCCGCACGCACTCCTTCATGGCTCCACGGATAAAGGCATGACGATCTTCGGTAATGAGCACTTCAGGATCGGACGCATACATCTTTTCCGTCTCCTGGAGAGCCTGCTGCAAAAGCAGCTCGATTTTAACCCAGACAGGATAACGGTTGACCCGGCTGTAGATCTCTTTATCGTTCTCAAGCAGTTTGATGGCAAGCCAGCGAGTATTACTGCCGCCAAAATCAGGCTCTAGGTCAAGGACCCCTGCAATCTCTTCGATAGCCCGCTCAAGCTCCGGACGAAAAGCCAGTTTATTCTTGCGGATCTCAATATCACCCTCGTAAACCCGAACGACATGGTCGAGAAGTGCCTCAAGCCCCTCCATCTTCTTTGCCGAAGTCGGAACGATATGGCAGCCGAGCAGCGTCTGGAGCTGCTTATCACGGATTTCGATACCCTGTTCCTGTACTTCATCGAACATGTTGAGCGCGACAAGCAGCTCCACCTCCATTTCCATCAGCTGGGTAGTCAGAAGCAGATTACGCTCAAGGTTCGGCCCTTCAAGCACGTTGACGACGATGTCAGGGCGATCCATCGTAAGATAATGCCTGGTAACCAGCTCTTCGGGAGAATACGCCGTCAGGGAGTAGGTTCCCGGAAGATCGACAAAACGAATACGGTATCCATTGTAGTCAACGTACCCCTCATGCCTCTCGATCGTAACGCCCGAAAAATTACCAACCTTCTGATGTAAACCTGTCAAAGCGTTGAAAAGCGATGATTTGCCGCAGTTGGGGTTACCTGCAAGCGCGACGGTAATATCCTTCAGCTCATTCATTGCCCACCTCCAAGTCCCCACCGCCGTCTCTTTCGCCCCAATGGTTTGGCATCTCCCGTATGACCGGTTTTCTGAACCACAACTCCTGCCGCTTCTGATTTACGAAGGGTCAGGTACATTCCCTTAAAAAATATTTCCACAGGATCGCCAAGGGGCGCAACCCTCAGAACCTTGAATCGGGTACCTTTGATAAGGCCCATATCAAGAATCCTGCGCCTGACTGAATTCTCGGCCAACACACCGGCCACTTCAGCTTTATCTCCAACCTGCAGCTCTGATAACAGCATATTCTTTCCCTTCAAAAAACGAAATCGCTTATTTAGATCTAATCCTAATAACAAAAAACCAATATAAAAAATTTTCCCCGGTATTTTATTCAGGGACAATCTATTCCTGCCAGGAAAAGCGATCTGTTCAGGAAAGCGCGATAGACCTCACCACCATCGGAAGAATCCCTCCGTGGCGATAATAGTCGACTTCAACGGGTGAATCGATCCGGCAGATAACGCTGAAAACAGTCTCGTTGCCCGTATCAGGGTGCCGGGCTATGACGGAGATCTCCTCACGGGGACAAGGAGGCTCCCGGGAAACAATTTCATAGCACTCCTC
Coding sequences:
- the topA gene encoding type I DNA topoisomerase yields the protein MASSSAAPSAKNKTLIVVESPSKAKTINKYLGTGYKVFASVGHIKDLPKKEIGLDFDNNYEPRYEVIAGKEKVVRQLRKLAGEANDIMIATDPDREGEAIAWHIANEVEGARKPVQRVLFNEITKNAIIDAISHPRQIDYRLVRSQQTRQGLDKIVGYKISPFLWNVVFRGLSAGRVQSVALRLICEREDEIGKFETREYWTLFADFTTVSGETFSAKLVKINGKDVDITNENDATAVADTILSRIYGVTDISSRIQQRKPPVAFTTSLLQQAASNQLGFGSKKTMRAAQQLYEGIELGPEGATGLITYMRTDSTRVSAEAVGQAQSYIEQQFGPQYAGQGRAGKNDKKTQDAHEAIRPTSIFRTPAAMKPFLTADQFKLYELIWKRFLASRMAPAKIELTKVEVSDHEGEFLFRANGSKVLFPGFLQVYSDQKELDYEAKTSTKDDEEKEQTVQLPKKLDLNEKLDLQTLDKKQSFTRPPARYTEASLVKELDNHGIGRPSTYAAIFSTLQDRRYVELLKRKIIPTELGRDVSLILVANFPDLFNVTFTAQMEDELDKVAAGQDDYEKVLDSFYKPLEASLSDRKKDPVLPQNDKAERCDKCGTGKMVVKWTSSGKFLGCSEYPKCKNIKPLSNSKPKPKGTGIACPGCEDGHMVLRDGRFGPFLACSNYPKCNTLLNLDKQRRIQPPKTPPLETDLSCPKCGAPLYLRTGKRGLWLGCSKFPKCRGRQAWGQLEPALQQHWQSVMDQHLAAHPQVTLLMTDGSPVNMQLTVDEIMVFAEEKGLIPLMEEQKTGVSS
- the feoB gene encoding ferrous iron transport protein B — translated: MNELKDITVALAGNPNCGKSSLFNALTGLHQKVGNFSGVTIERHEGYVDYNGYRIRFVDLPGTYSLTAYSPEELVTRHYLTMDRPDIVVNVLEGPNLERNLLLTTQLMEMEVELLVALNMFDEVQEQGIEIRDKQLQTLLGCHIVPTSAKKMEGLEALLDHVVRVYEGDIEIRKNKLAFRPELERAIEEIAGVLDLEPDFGGSNTRWLAIKLLENDKEIYSRVNRYPVWVKIELLLQQALQETEKMYASDPEVLITEDRHAFIRGAMKECVRLPEVRKVSLTDYIDRIVLNRVLGLPIFFFVVWLIFHMTFTLGTPLMEGLDMLFGAFASAIEPFLQNETVRSIVVDGIIAGVGGVLIFLPNIILLFIGLSFLEASGYMARAAFVVDKVMHRFGLHGKSFIPMITGFGCSIPAIMATRTLKSPSDRLATILIIPFMSCGAKLPVYVLLAGAFFPPAAAANVMFGIYMLGVVIGLLTALLLRSVVLEKESEPFVMELPPYRWPTLSSVFFQARIKAMMYVKKAGTVILFAVLVIWAVSNYPRSAELDKGLVAEIERIEQSSLDGEEIAVAVTAAQNRVSAAQLEYSIAGRAGRFIEPVIRPLGFDWRIGVALVTGLAAKEIVVSTMGTIYSLGEVDEDSTELKTILRNDSSFDQAIALSLMVFVLLYIPCVAAIGVMQKEIGRWKPVLFYSVYAMTVAWVASFITYNAARFLMN
- a CDS encoding FeoA family protein; this translates as MLLSELQVGDKAEVAGVLAENSVRRRILDMGLIKGTRFKVLRVAPLGDPVEIFFKGMYLTLRKSEAAGVVVQKTGHTGDAKPLGRKRRRWGLGGGQ